From a single Lewinella sp. LCG006 genomic region:
- a CDS encoding CHRD domain-containing protein, whose amino-acid sequence MKNLLLFCLALLLSGAAIAQEIFEATLSGRQEVYAVATSGTGNITAELTGNILVVSGIFSKMSSPFDATVAGGAHLHIAPAGRNGGIAFNLTPILDPDLLGGVFVAATNTFVLSNEQVNQLRAGDFYVNIHTLANGGGELRGQLFPQSDAYYWANLFGNNEVPAIMTEAYGALAFTVTGDQLVATGTFSNLSSALATQIAGGVHLHIASAGSNGDVAIILNPTVEADGLSGTFLATNNTFTLTSEQQTALESGNMYVNIHSANFQGGELRGQVLAPGRTVFRAHLAAANEIPLTTSLASGQLLLTMTDNELIVTGRFGGLEGDIATDIVGGIHLHSAVAGTNGGVEIPLTIDIDADNRGATVEAISNTYPLTPDIEEALLNRGFYVNIHTLANPAGEIRGQVLPECQYVLTAPLTGTQEIPDVSTSAYGMIKLEVSGDRAIASGSFRNLSSALNVAIAGGAHIHAGLPGQTGDVVFLLAPVTDLDLLNGVFRPAANTFTVDADQRAMLRARGMYVNVHSLLNAGGELRGNLMGESANYFFAPLSGVSEAVPVNTAARGMIAMEANAGASVAVGSFANLSSPLATAVAGGAHLHTGFAGQGGPILQVLNVDEPGTSGVFSAVNNRFQLSSGALDTLRERMVYVNIHSTENTGGEIRGQVLPSAQSFFHTTLDGINETMPLAVSGLGGLKLELRDTTLIVTGSFANLAGEFDANIAGGAHLHLAGVGNNGDIAFPLNATLASDNLSGFFTAADNTLELTTEQVASLRADNYYANIHTAAQASGELRGQILPEVNFFPQAGDLLLPTEGELIDIVGEITTAFTVTWLPGTDVDNDSLGYVWQLATDLAFENVIFSTATADETFFATTFGTVDLLLGANGVEVGSNVTLYHRVVVTDGSNADASQPRSVNLNRGLVTGIDQVLAQSVQMNVFPTQTTNDPITVEITSDENRDATLHLTNALGQSLQSIPTGLINGETRFTIDLNRLPAGRYFLVLSSEGQTLPVKSVFKL is encoded by the coding sequence ATGAAAAATTTATTACTTTTTTGCTTAGCATTACTGTTAAGCGGAGCAGCAATTGCTCAAGAAATTTTTGAAGCCACCCTGAGTGGGCGACAAGAAGTTTACGCCGTAGCCACATCCGGAACGGGTAACATCACCGCCGAACTTACCGGCAACATCCTCGTCGTCAGTGGTATTTTCTCAAAAATGAGTAGCCCCTTCGATGCCACCGTAGCTGGTGGTGCGCACTTACACATTGCTCCCGCGGGTAGGAATGGAGGAATTGCTTTCAACCTGACTCCAATTTTAGACCCCGACCTTCTGGGGGGCGTTTTTGTCGCTGCGACCAATACCTTTGTGCTTTCCAACGAGCAGGTCAACCAACTCCGAGCTGGAGACTTCTACGTCAACATTCATACGCTCGCCAATGGCGGAGGCGAACTCCGTGGACAGTTATTCCCACAAAGTGACGCCTATTATTGGGCCAACCTCTTTGGCAACAACGAGGTTCCTGCGATTATGACGGAGGCTTACGGAGCTTTGGCTTTTACTGTGACGGGCGACCAACTCGTTGCTACGGGTACTTTCAGTAACCTAAGTAGCGCCTTGGCCACGCAAATTGCTGGCGGAGTGCACCTCCATATTGCTTCTGCGGGTAGCAATGGAGATGTTGCGATTATCCTCAACCCTACCGTCGAGGCCGACGGCTTGAGTGGCACCTTTCTGGCTACGAACAATACTTTCACGTTAACGAGTGAGCAACAAACAGCCTTAGAGAGCGGCAACATGTACGTAAACATCCACTCTGCTAATTTTCAAGGTGGGGAATTGCGCGGGCAAGTTCTAGCCCCCGGGCGTACCGTCTTCCGCGCACATTTGGCAGCAGCCAACGAAATTCCATTGACAACCTCCCTGGCTTCAGGTCAGCTTTTACTGACCATGACCGACAATGAGTTGATCGTTACGGGTAGATTTGGTGGTTTGGAAGGCGATATCGCTACGGACATTGTTGGAGGCATCCACTTGCACAGTGCCGTAGCTGGTACCAACGGAGGTGTAGAAATACCGCTAACCATTGATATTGATGCCGACAATCGTGGGGCAACCGTAGAAGCAATTAGCAACACCTACCCACTCACTCCGGACATAGAGGAAGCACTTCTCAACCGTGGTTTCTACGTAAACATCCACACCCTGGCCAACCCTGCTGGTGAGATCAGGGGGCAGGTACTTCCAGAATGCCAATACGTACTCACCGCACCTTTGACGGGGACTCAGGAAATTCCTGACGTTAGTACATCCGCTTACGGGATGATTAAGCTGGAAGTTTCTGGCGACCGGGCTATCGCTTCCGGTAGCTTCCGTAACCTGTCCAGTGCGCTGAATGTCGCCATTGCTGGTGGTGCGCATATTCATGCTGGTTTACCCGGACAAACCGGCGATGTTGTTTTCCTCTTAGCCCCAGTGACCGATCTTGATCTTTTGAACGGTGTTTTCCGCCCGGCAGCAAACACCTTTACGGTAGACGCCGACCAACGGGCCATGCTTCGTGCACGCGGGATGTACGTCAACGTCCATTCACTGCTCAACGCAGGAGGTGAATTACGGGGTAACCTGATGGGCGAATCTGCCAATTACTTTTTTGCTCCCCTTTCCGGGGTAAGTGAAGCAGTGCCCGTCAACACTGCAGCAAGGGGTATGATCGCGATGGAAGCTAATGCTGGAGCCAGTGTAGCGGTAGGATCTTTTGCCAACCTAAGCAGTCCACTGGCGACCGCTGTTGCGGGAGGAGCCCACTTGCATACGGGCTTTGCCGGACAAGGTGGTCCAATCTTACAAGTATTGAATGTGGATGAACCAGGTACTTCTGGCGTGTTTTCAGCAGTCAACAATCGCTTTCAGCTGAGCAGCGGTGCTTTGGATACCTTGCGCGAAAGAATGGTCTACGTCAACATCCACTCTACCGAAAATACGGGAGGTGAAATCCGTGGCCAGGTACTGCCTTCCGCACAATCTTTTTTCCACACCACCCTGGATGGCATCAACGAAACCATGCCCCTAGCGGTGTCTGGATTAGGAGGTTTAAAGCTGGAACTTAGAGATACGACCTTGATTGTTACAGGTAGCTTCGCCAACTTGGCTGGTGAATTTGACGCCAATATTGCTGGTGGTGCCCATTTGCACTTGGCGGGAGTAGGCAACAACGGTGACATTGCTTTTCCGCTGAATGCTACTTTGGCCTCCGACAATCTCAGTGGCTTCTTTACCGCCGCTGACAATACACTTGAGCTTACTACTGAGCAAGTAGCCAGCCTGCGGGCCGACAACTACTACGCCAACATTCACACTGCGGCCCAAGCCAGCGGTGAGCTGCGTGGACAAATTCTCCCGGAAGTCAACTTTTTCCCCCAAGCAGGAGATCTCCTTTTGCCTACCGAGGGCGAATTAATTGACATTGTCGGAGAGATCACTACGGCATTTACCGTGACCTGGCTACCGGGTACGGACGTAGACAATGATAGTTTAGGCTACGTTTGGCAATTGGCCACAGACCTGGCGTTTGAAAATGTCATCTTCTCTACGGCTACGGCCGATGAAACTTTCTTCGCGACCACATTTGGTACCGTTGATTTACTTTTGGGTGCCAATGGCGTAGAAGTAGGCAGTAATGTTACTTTGTATCACCGGGTAGTAGTTACGGATGGTAGCAACGCTGATGCAAGCCAGCCCCGTTCCGTCAACTTGAATCGTGGCTTGGTCACGGGTATTGATCAGGTGTTAGCACAGTCGGTGCAAATGAATGTATTCCCTACCCAAACCACCAATGATCCGATCACGGTAGAAATTACCAGTGATGAAAATCGCGATGCAACGCTGCACCTTACCAATGCATTAGGCCAAAGCCTACAAAGCATCCCTACAGGATTGATCAATGGTGAGACACGTTTTACCATTGATTTGAACAGGCTTCCTGCTGGACGCTACTTCCTGGTGTTGAGCAGTGAAGGGCAAACCTTACCCGTCAAATCGGTATTTAAGTTATAA
- a CDS encoding TIGR00730 family Rossman fold protein, which produces MQSITVFCGSSSGSKPIYAAQATLLGKTLAQRGITVIYGGAQVGLMGAVADGALAEGGEVIGVIPGFLGRKEIAHTGLSELIVVESMHARKQRMNELCSGAIALPGGFGTLEELFEMLTWAQLGLHQKPIGILNVDGYYDELIRLLKSMVSNGLLRKSNHDMVLVDETIAGLLQQMEDYQPPQEKKWMTSSQT; this is translated from the coding sequence ATGCAATCCATCACCGTTTTTTGTGGCTCCAGCAGTGGGAGCAAGCCTATTTATGCTGCGCAAGCTACCTTGCTGGGTAAAACACTCGCCCAACGTGGGATTACGGTTATTTACGGAGGTGCCCAGGTAGGGTTGATGGGTGCAGTGGCCGATGGTGCTCTGGCTGAAGGAGGGGAGGTGATTGGCGTGATCCCCGGTTTTTTGGGGCGTAAAGAAATTGCCCACACGGGGCTTTCTGAATTGATCGTTGTGGAAAGTATGCACGCGCGCAAGCAGCGGATGAATGAATTGTGCTCGGGTGCGATTGCGCTGCCGGGCGGTTTTGGTACTCTGGAAGAACTCTTTGAAATGCTGACCTGGGCCCAATTGGGGCTCCACCAGAAACCTATCGGTATTCTGAACGTGGATGGTTATTACGACGAACTGATCCGGCTATTGAAAAGTATGGTCAGCAATGGCCTGCTTCGGAAAAGTAATCATGATATGGTACTGGTGGATGAAACGATCGCAGGGTTGCTCCAACAAATGGAGGACTACCAACCGCCGCAGGAAAAGAAGTGGATGACCAGCTCGCAAACCTAA
- the tnpA gene encoding IS200/IS605 family transposase yields MGQSLVKNYIHIVFSTKYRQPLIQPYFENELHAYLGGICKSLDCPVLAVGGYTDHVHILTMLSKNIPLAELLQKLKANSSKWIKSKHPSLDEFYWQNGYGAFSVNPKQVGIVIRYIQNQKAHHTKKDFKTEYYSLLKQHEVSFDERYVWD; encoded by the coding sequence ATGGGTCAATCTCTCGTTAAAAACTATATTCATATTGTATTCAGCACTAAGTACAGGCAGCCTCTAATACAGCCGTATTTTGAAAATGAGCTGCACGCTTATCTTGGCGGAATCTGTAAGTCATTAGATTGCCCTGTTTTGGCTGTCGGTGGCTATACAGACCACGTTCATATTCTAACGATGCTCTCCAAGAATATTCCATTAGCAGAACTGCTACAAAAGCTAAAAGCAAACTCTTCTAAGTGGATAAAAAGCAAGCACCCTTCACTCGATGAATTCTACTGGCAAAACGGATATGGAGCCTTCTCCGTCAACCCAAAACAAGTGGGTATTGTCATTAGGTATATCCAAAACCAAAAGGCCCATCACACTAAGAAAGACTTCAAGACAGAATATTATTCTTTACTCAAACAACATGAAGTTTCCTTTGATGAGCGTTATGTTTGGGACTAA
- a CDS encoding aldo/keto reductase family oxidoreductase — protein MLAPIRLSSPGPVFSRLVAGVMTWGVWGHDLDIKEMSAMIDHCLSLGITTFDHADIYGHYTTEEAFGNALALQPRRRHEMQLVTKCGIRLVCKERPENVVKAYDHRKEYIIASAERSLRNLRTDYLDLLLIHRPSPLMQADEVAEAIAHLKAAGKVQHFGVSNFTPSQLDYLRQVTPLVTNQVEASLLHTAPFFDGTFDQCLQLGMHPMAWSPLGGFFNRDDETASRVADQLDEIGHKYRNPGADVILLAWLLHHPAEILPVLGTARPSRMTAAAQALEISLTDLDWFELLEAARGHEVA, from the coding sequence ATGTTAGCTCCGATTCGATTGTCTTCTCCTGGCCCTGTTTTTTCCCGTTTGGTAGCGGGCGTAATGACTTGGGGAGTTTGGGGACACGATCTTGACATCAAAGAAATGTCAGCGATGATTGATCATTGTCTTTCTTTGGGAATTACTACTTTCGATCATGCTGATATTTATGGGCATTATACGACCGAGGAAGCATTTGGCAATGCCTTGGCACTCCAGCCCCGAAGAAGGCATGAAATGCAGTTGGTCACTAAGTGCGGTATCCGACTGGTTTGTAAGGAGCGTCCCGAAAACGTGGTGAAGGCCTATGATCACCGTAAGGAATATATCATTGCTTCAGCGGAGCGAAGCTTACGCAATTTACGTACAGATTACCTGGACCTCCTGCTCATCCACCGACCGAGCCCACTGATGCAGGCCGATGAAGTGGCCGAGGCCATAGCTCATTTAAAAGCAGCAGGAAAGGTGCAGCACTTTGGGGTCTCTAATTTTACGCCCTCTCAATTAGACTATTTACGGCAAGTAACCCCGCTGGTTACCAATCAAGTGGAAGCGAGTCTTCTGCATACGGCCCCCTTCTTTGATGGTACCTTCGATCAGTGCCTCCAATTGGGGATGCACCCCATGGCCTGGTCGCCGCTGGGAGGCTTTTTCAATCGTGATGATGAAACCGCCTCCCGGGTCGCTGATCAGTTGGACGAAATCGGTCATAAATACCGCAACCCTGGAGCAGATGTCATCTTGCTCGCCTGGTTGTTACACCACCCAGCGGAGATCTTGCCTGTACTGGGTACGGCGCGCCCATCGCGGATGACAGCGGCAGCTCAAGCCCTTGAAATTTCGTTGACCGATCTGGATTGGTTCGAATTATTGGAAGCTGCCAGAGGACACGAAGTGGCTTAG